agttatcactacaagtgtttgagttatgtggtatattatgtGATTTCACCTGAGATTACAGGTATGGGTTAtcacagcttgttcgggcttattcagagtatagatgagagattctgatcttgtgaatgatttcagaagtgaagtgtggttctaaggtttatgggctaggttggattgtggaATGTCAGTTATATTGTATTATCAGACacatatgagatagggtgacatgggatctcccccgggtatatgcatgatATGGTTATTCAGTAATTGGTTgacttttggaacaactctgggcacgttcgaggatgaacgtatgtttaagtgagggaggatgtaacgacctacCGGTCGTTTTGggattttgcactttgctcgttagttctcgggcatgacttgccccgtgtgatggattatgatttatgtaaatcattggttttggttttcagggtaatcggaatgaatttggaagaaagttctcagtttgaagcttgaaatttgaaaagtttgaccaagatttgacttgttggtatatgatctcagatcggaatttttatgatttggttatctccgttaggtgatttgggacttaggagcgtgatcggaatgcattttggaagtccgtggaaggtttaggcttgaattggcaaaattaagATTTTGgtttttccggttgataggtaagattttgatataggggtcggaatgtaattccgaaagttgcagtagctccgttgtgacatttgtgacgtgtgtgcaaaatttcaggtcactctgacgtggtttggttgggtttttttatatcaaaagcgtaatttagaagattttggaatttttaggcttgaatccgaagcGAATTgagtgttttgatattgttatgaGCGCTCCGAAGGCTGGAACAagtgaggttatgggatatgttggcatatttttttgaggtcccggtggcctcgggtgagtttcgggtggtcaatcggaccatttcatgctgTGAAAAATTGTAGAATCCCTGCTGTTGGTGTTGtaggtttttgaccttcgcgcTCGCGATGCATgtcctgcgttcgcgaagggttaaagTGTGAGGCTGTGGAGTTGgacttcgcgttcgcaaagataGTTTCGCAATCGTGAAGTGTGGTCTCTGGTCATCGCGTTCGGAAGTCTCCTGTctcgttcgcatagaggaagggGGATAGCTGGGTCCGCAATGcttttgttctacgcgttcgcgtagtaaaggtcgcattcgcgtagtagaggtcgcgttcgcgacctgTTGAGTTTGATGTGCTTTATGTTCGCGAGAAGGTTATCGCGTCGTGTAGAAGGAATTTTGCTCTGTGAAGCAGTaagcttcgcgaacacgagggttatatcgcgttcgcgatgaagaaatgcCTAGGCAGTCAGATTATATTTTGAaaacgagggtttaagtccaatttcataaaaatcaTTGGAgtgctcgggagaaggtgaaatttgaggagattttcagtggagctattagggtaagtattcttcactcatatttggtttaattccattaGGGGTgagcataaaatccgaaaaatcgaattccgaaccgaaccgaattaatttggtatttcggtttcgATTTCGGTGAAAACGAATGAGAAAACTAAAGGTGAATAAAAATGTGAAAAAGTCTTCATTTCATGTATACAACAGCACATCCTATATGCTTAATATATACAACCATATTATTAGCTAGCTAGTGCTACTTAAACTCTAATACTAGAACATATATATGCTTCCCTTTATTTTTACGTTTAAGAAGGTAGTAGGGAATGGTCCCTTGTACATGCACCTTTTGTACTACAGTTTGTTCTCAATGATTTCACTTTGTCCTATTCAGTCACTTAGATCATATTCCTCAATCCTCACGCGCGAGTTACTTTAATTTGGGCGACTCGCCGTCTCAATCGGTCCAATTTGTCTTACAAACTGCACAAAGTAACACTGGAATTAGTTAAATATAAATTTGATcgacatttttattttaattttcaccTGATGTCTGATTCTGCTTTAGGACCCGACTAATTAAGATTCGAGAGGAAGTACCATTTTTGGGATAAAGTACTTTCtaacaaaaagaaaattcaagactCAAACTCAAGACTTTTAATTAAAGATAAAGGAGTACATGCTGtatcaaaaatattttatatatatgttAATTAATTTTGACGATGCAAGTCATTCGAGGTAGAAATAAAACATTATAATAAGAAAACTAGGCCACCTGAAAATAAGCTTCTAGCTTCTTTCTGAGTACGGCATATTCTCTCTTTAATTGCTGGAAAGTTCTCTTGCATCTGCTTTATAACTCATGGAGAAcaaaaaagaacagaaaaaaatCAGTCACGTAATAATTAAGATTAAGAATTAGACACCCAGTCCAGATGAATGAACATGCATCCCTTGATTCCCTGACAGCCCACCTAAAAATAAAGCGTAAAGACATCTTTGCGCAACAAAAATTGaccttttaattatttgttccTTAATAGTTTCAAATTTTCGAACTTGATGAAAAGTTAAAAAGTAAAGGAGATGGAATAACTGTCGTTTCATATTTCAACGTGTTTGTTAGTGGCATTTGACAAAATTACAGTAATTAAACATGATTTTTTTCGACAATATATACTTTTTGTGGTACACGCGTATTGTCGTTAAAATTTTATCAGTAACCATCTTAGCATACAATTTTGTGATGTTTATAATTTTCGAGAGCAAAATTCGAATTAGTCGAACCTCAAGGCATGCGGATGAATATTCTAGAACGTCACGgggcaggggcggatttagggggcggAAAAGTGTTCATTCCAACCCCCTTCGTGGAAAAATTACATTATATATGTAaggcaaaatttattttttacctctatatattatgttttgaatccTCTTTACACGGCCCAAAAACGCagcttagtggtcaagggggttcaaaaccttTGAAAAGTCATTGATTCTATTCTCACTAGCTACAACCTTTctaacttttttcttttcttgaacaCCCTTGACAGTAACCTTtctaacttttttcttttttaacacCCTTGGCAGTAATCTTGTCTCCGCCACTGATCATGGGCCTCTACCTTAAGGTATACAAAATTAGTATGATATTGCGATTGCATCAGTAGAGAAGGTGAGAACTCGAAGGTAGCGTCATGACAATGGGTAAAAGTTGAAGAAAGAGCCAAAAAATAAATGTGATATATGTAAATTAAAGCGCCATGATGGGGAGTTTTGGAGCAAAGGTAAAGTTTATTTCTATGTGACCTATAAATTACGGATTCGAGCCATGGAAGTAACCACTAATACTTGCTTTAGGATAAGCTGTCTATATCATACCCCTTAGGGTGCGGCCTTTTCTTGGACCCGGCGTGAATGTCAATACATTGTGTACCAAGATGTCCTTTAAATACGTAAAGCGCCATATGTTAAAGTAAATTCCGGATAGGCCAGTAGCATGCATTATGCAAGAGCATCTCGCAAGGCATTGATTACGATTTCCATAGAAActttttggtatatatatatatatatatatatatatatatatatatatatatatatatatatatatatatgtttataaAAGAGTGAACGATGCAATGGAGATTAAAAGGAGTAGAACTCGTGTCATGCTTTGCTCCATAAACATCCCATAAAATGTTGGAATGGAGTAGTCATATGATGCATGGGAAATATATATATGAGTTTAACTTCCAtgtatacaatgaaaaataatttttttatactaTCAGATCATCTAAAAGAGTACCCATAAAAAATGGGTGAGTAACTAGAAAATAAGGAGAAAAGAACTTTTGCATAATCAAGTCGTCATTTAAAAGATACTCATAATAAGTGGAATTAGTAACTTAATTAGAAATAAGGTAGGTAACAAGTTACAAAACATAAAATTGattttgtaaaaattatatatgtataaaaattaaattaaaaaaaattccgTACCCTTCCACATTTCCTGCTCGACAGTATTCCCCGAACTGCGTGCATTCAATTTTGACCTTCTTGGCTCCAATGCTGCGCAAGACGAGAGAAAAATATTGGTACTTCTTGAGTATCTAGCTAATTTGTCACATACATTTTTATATATGGTGTTGTTACCTTGAACTACTGCCCTTGAACTGGTGCATATAACTATCTAGCTTTGCAAAATCAAGAGGATGTTTCTCCCTGAAACGCATTAAATATAAACATGATTAACTTCACTATCATCTATAGTTAGACAGTCATTCTTGAATCTTGAATGTAGTCTCGTCTTCAACTAATTAGATCGTTATCAGTACTCTGTTATTACTAGGAATTAAGATGTATGTAAATGTGTATAAAATTAAAGGAGTAGTCATGAAACAATAACTCACAATGCCTGGTCAATGCTATGGATTAAGCGAGCTGAATCTTTATAAAACAAAGTAACAACTTCCTCTACAAAGTTAGGATTAGCATCATCTTGTAGCTCTTCCAACTGAATAAATTGCTCATCAAGATATCCCTGCACCCACGAGATACCAAACTCTTATAATACACGTGCCCAGTGCATGTGGATCGGAGAAGAGTATCGTGCATATCTTATACAAAAAGAACGAATGCATGCAACAACTAGGTAAATATATAGTAGCTagtagtaattaattaattaaagagtTCAATTACAAGTAACTctatttaataataaatgaatagtAATAACTTAAAATAATGGAGTAATTATAAATTTACCTGTTATTACAACATGTTAAATTATATGGAGGATGAaagcaagaaaatgaaagaaagagaaaccTGATCAAAAAAAGACTGCCTTAGGTTGGCAAGTTGTCGATGCAAGTGATGATTTCTTTCCATAGGGAGTAATGATTAAATTAAATAGCAGACACAGAGAGAGACGTAGTGATTGATAGAGAGAGATTATTTTTTTGGGATAGAAAGTTTGAGGAATGATAAGGGAATGGGA
This sequence is a window from Nicotiana sylvestris chromosome 3, ASM39365v2, whole genome shotgun sequence. Protein-coding genes within it:
- the LOC104222783 gene encoding histidine-containing phosphotransfer protein 4 isoform X1, giving the protein MERNHHLHRQLANLRQSFFDQGYLDEQFIQLEELQDDANPNFVEEVVTLFYKDSARLIHSIDQALEKHPLDFAKLDSYMHQFKGSSSSIGAKKVKIECTQFGEYCRAGNVEGRCKRTFQQLKREYAVLRKKLEAYFQFVRQIGPIETASRPN
- the LOC104222783 gene encoding histidine-containing phosphotransfer protein 4 isoform X2, which codes for MERNHHLHRQLANLRQSFFDQGYLDEQFIQLEELQDDANPNFVEEVVTLFYKDSARLIHSIDQALEKHPLDFAKLDSYMHQFKGSSSSIGAKKVKIECTQFGEYCRAGNVEGCKRTFQQLKREYAVLRKKLEAYFQFVRQIGPIETASRPN